The following are from one region of the Halodesulfurarchaeum sp. HSR-GB genome:
- a CDS encoding amidohydrolase: MTVLDNVPARRRLSSLRRAFHRYPEPGWREFYTTARIVDELESIGVDEIAVGPAALDTAKRLGVPDTEELDEWFQKAKDRYDGQSDVFDAIEGGNTGVVAVLKRGDGPTVGLRVDIDALPVTESEDPAHVPAAEGFRSENEGYMHACGHDAHITFGLGTIEALGRSDFEGTLKVFFQPAEELLGGGNAMANGPHIEDVDYMIGTHVGLGQPTGGVVAGARGALALNRMQFEFSGTQAHAGLAPNQGDNALQAFLTAAGNLYGIPRHREGATRVNVGQVRSENGTNVIADRVRAEVEVRGETTELMEYMRDRVRRVLESAAEMHDCTVEYTTIGESIRHDSDPELVDLVTGLAGDVDGVSEVVPWMEMGSSEDVTYLLKAVSDTGGYSTLLGIGTSHPGDYHTPTFDVIEDSLPIGVGVLSTVVRRLFEDPLSVD; the protein is encoded by the coding sequence ATGACAGTACTCGACAACGTGCCGGCCCGGCGTCGGCTCAGCAGCCTTCGACGGGCCTTCCATCGCTATCCCGAGCCCGGGTGGCGGGAGTTCTACACGACAGCACGAATCGTCGACGAACTCGAATCCATCGGCGTTGACGAAATCGCTGTCGGGCCGGCGGCCCTCGACACCGCGAAACGGCTCGGCGTCCCGGACACCGAGGAACTCGACGAGTGGTTCCAGAAGGCCAAAGATCGCTACGACGGCCAGTCGGACGTGTTCGACGCGATCGAAGGCGGAAATACGGGCGTCGTGGCCGTACTAAAGCGTGGGGACGGGCCCACCGTCGGCCTTCGGGTGGATATCGACGCGCTCCCGGTCACGGAATCCGAAGATCCGGCGCACGTTCCCGCAGCGGAGGGGTTCCGCTCGGAGAACGAGGGCTACATGCACGCCTGCGGGCACGATGCACACATCACGTTCGGACTCGGAACCATCGAGGCGCTGGGGCGAAGTGACTTCGAGGGAACGCTCAAGGTGTTCTTCCAGCCGGCAGAGGAGTTGCTCGGTGGGGGTAACGCGATGGCCAACGGCCCACACATCGAGGACGTCGATTACATGATCGGGACTCACGTCGGCCTGGGACAGCCGACCGGGGGAGTCGTCGCTGGGGCCAGGGGAGCCCTCGCACTCAACCGGATGCAATTCGAGTTCAGCGGCACACAGGCCCACGCCGGTCTCGCACCGAACCAGGGGGACAACGCCCTCCAGGCGTTCCTCACGGCGGCCGGAAACCTCTATGGGATTCCGCGACACCGGGAGGGTGCGACGCGAGTGAACGTCGGCCAGGTCCGCTCGGAGAACGGGACGAACGTCATTGCCGATCGCGTGCGTGCGGAGGTGGAGGTCCGTGGCGAGACGACCGAACTGATGGAATACATGCGGGATAGAGTCCGCCGAGTGCTGGAATCCGCCGCCGAGATGCACGACTGTACTGTCGAGTACACGACGATCGGCGAATCCATCCGTCACGATTCGGACCCGGAGCTGGTCGATCTGGTGACCGGGTTGGCGGGCGACGTGGACGGCGTCTCCGAGGTGGTCCCGTGGATGGAAATGGGTTCCAGCGAAGACGTCACCTACCTGCTGAAGGCAGTCAGCGACACCGGCGGGTACAGCACGCTACTGGGGATCGGAACGAGCCATCCCGGGGACTATCACACACCGACTTTCGACGTCATCGAGGACAGTCTCCCGATCGGGGTTGGCGTCCTCTCGACGGTCGTCCGTCGGCTCTTCGAAGATCCGCTTTCCGTGGACTGA
- the secY gene encoding preprotein translocase subunit SecY, which produces MGWKEAAEPYLTRMPSVERPTGHVPFKRKLAWTGAVLVLYFFLTNVYLFGVAGGGEDLFGQFRSLLAGGQGTILQVGIGPIVTASIVLQLLGGANLLGLDTSDPRDQALYQGLQKLLVIVMTLLTAIPIVYMGNFLPASDQIAASLGIGTFGVQSLIFAQVLVGGILILYMDEVISKWGVGSGIGLFIVAGVSQSLVGGLFFWEGEVGNEGVIPTWIDIALGNAGAMPSILSADGIMFLLIDGQILAIITTILIFSVVVYAESVRIEIPLSHARVKGARGRFPVKLIYASVLPMILVRALQANVQFLGRLLRSQLGEAGMPTWLGVYQETQGQLVPVDGLFYYLAPIYQRSDWMWWLGGTAQDPAQIMLRVSVDLFIMIVGGAIFAIFWVETADMGPESTARQIQNSGMQIPGFRQNVGVIEKVMERYIPQVTVIGGALVGLLAVMANMLGTIGQVSGTGLLLTISIIYKLYEEIAEEQLMEMHPMMREMFQE; this is translated from the coding sequence ATGGGATGGAAGGAGGCCGCTGAACCCTATCTGACCCGGATGCCCTCGGTCGAGCGACCGACAGGCCACGTGCCGTTCAAGCGCAAGCTGGCCTGGACGGGCGCCGTGCTGGTGCTTTACTTCTTCCTGACGAACGTGTATCTCTTCGGCGTGGCGGGCGGGGGCGAGGACCTGTTCGGACAGTTCCGCAGCCTGCTCGCCGGCGGTCAGGGGACGATTCTGCAGGTCGGGATCGGCCCGATCGTCACCGCCTCCATCGTCTTGCAGCTTCTGGGCGGGGCGAACTTGCTGGGGTTGGATACCTCCGATCCCCGCGATCAGGCACTCTATCAGGGCCTCCAGAAGCTCCTCGTGATCGTGATGACCCTGCTAACGGCGATCCCGATCGTCTACATGGGCAACTTCCTGCCGGCCAGTGATCAGATCGCCGCCAGCCTGGGAATCGGTACCTTCGGCGTGCAGTCGCTGATATTCGCCCAGGTGCTCGTCGGCGGGATCCTCATCCTCTACATGGACGAGGTCATCTCCAAGTGGGGTGTCGGATCGGGGATCGGCCTGTTCATCGTCGCCGGCGTCTCCCAGAGTCTGGTCGGCGGCCTGTTCTTCTGGGAGGGCGAGGTCGGCAACGAGGGCGTGATCCCCACCTGGATCGACATCGCACTGGGTAACGCCGGGGCGATGCCCTCGATCCTCTCCGCGGACGGGATCATGTTCCTGCTCATCGACGGGCAGATCCTCGCGATCATCACGACGATCCTCATCTTCTCGGTGGTCGTCTACGCCGAGTCGGTGCGGATCGAGATTCCGCTCAGTCACGCCCGCGTGAAGGGCGCCCGGGGCCGCTTCCCGGTGAAGCTCATCTACGCGAGCGTGCTGCCGATGATTCTCGTTCGGGCGCTGCAGGCAAACGTTCAGTTCCTCGGTCGGCTGTTGCGGAGCCAACTCGGCGAAGCCGGCATGCCGACCTGGCTGGGCGTCTACCAGGAGACCCAGGGGCAACTGGTCCCGGTCGACGGGTTGTTCTATTACCTGGCGCCCATCTACCAGCGTTCGGACTGGATGTGGTGGCTCGGCGGGACGGCCCAGGACCCGGCACAGATCATGCTCCGGGTCTCGGTCGACCTCTTCATCATGATCGTCGGCGGGGCGATCTTCGCCATCTTCTGGGTGGAGACCGCTGACATGGGCCCCGAGTCGACGGCCCGACAGATCCAGAACTCCGGGATGCAGATTCCCGGGTTCCGGCAGAACGTCGGGGTCATCGAGAAGGTCATGGAACGGTACATCCCCCAGGTCACCGTCATCGGGGGCGCCCTCGTGGGACTGCTCGCGGTGATGGCCAACATGCTCGGCACCATCGGGCAGGTCTCCGGCACGGGCCTGCTCCTGACGATCTCCATCATCTACAAGCTCTACGAGGAGATCGCCGAGGAGCAGCTCATGGAGATGCACCCCATGATGCGCGAGATGTTCCAGGAATAG
- a CDS encoding uL15 family ribosomal protein: MTSKKRRQRGTRTHSSGSQKNRRGAGHRGGRGRAGRDKHEYHHYEPLGKSGFKRPEKAQTSVSEVKLREIDEDLPLLVESGVVTETDDGYRVDARELGDEEADVVKVLGGGQLHHTLSVTADAFTDGARDALEATGGDAIVPEDATDEPDESED; the protein is encoded by the coding sequence ATGACGAGCAAGAAACGACGCCAGCGCGGCACGCGAACCCACAGCAGCGGGTCCCAGAAGAACCGGCGTGGAGCCGGGCATCGCGGGGGCCGTGGCCGCGCCGGCCGCGACAAACACGAGTATCATCACTACGAACCGCTCGGCAAGAGCGGCTTCAAGCGCCCGGAGAAGGCACAGACGAGCGTCTCGGAGGTCAAACTCCGGGAGATCGACGAGGACCTTCCGCTTCTCGTCGAGTCGGGTGTCGTCACCGAGACCGACGACGGCTACCGGGTCGACGCCCGCGAACTGGGCGATGAGGAGGCCGACGTCGTGAAGGTCCTGGGTGGGGGGCAACTCCACCACACGCTTTCGGTCACGGCCGATGCCTTCACCGACGGTGCCCGGGACGCACTCGAAGCGACCGGCGGGGACGCCATCGTTCCCGAGGACGCCACGGACGAACCGGACGAAAGCGAGGACTAA
- the rpmD gene encoding 50S ribosomal protein L30: MQAVVQIRGDVNMMAAVEDTLDMLNLHGVNHCTLVPETETYRGMLTKVNDYVAFGEPSQDALETVLAKRLEPLEGDADVNEAWLAEHTEYDSFESLAAALLEEETTLRELGLSPTLRLHPPRGGHEGIKNPRSQGGQLGTHSTAEIDELLAAMR, translated from the coding sequence ATGCAGGCCGTCGTTCAGATCCGTGGTGACGTCAACATGATGGCGGCCGTCGAGGACACCCTCGACATGCTGAACCTCCATGGCGTCAACCACTGCACGCTGGTGCCGGAGACCGAGACGTATCGTGGCATGCTCACGAAGGTCAACGACTACGTGGCCTTCGGCGAGCCCAGCCAGGACGCTCTGGAGACAGTTCTGGCAAAGCGCCTCGAACCGCTCGAAGGCGACGCCGACGTGAACGAGGCGTGGCTGGCCGAGCACACCGAGTACGACTCCTTCGAGTCCCTCGCAGCCGCGCTGCTCGAGGAGGAGACGACGCTGCGAGAGCTCGGTCTCTCGCCGACTCTCCGGCTGCACCCACCACGGGGCGGCCACGAGGGCATCAAGAACCCCCGGAGCCAGGGCGGTCAGCTTGGCACTCACAGCACCGCGGAGATAGACGAACTCCTCGCGGCGATGCGATAA
- a CDS encoding 30S ribosomal protein S5, giving the protein MSHTDAWEPTTRLGRRTKDGEIEDMSAALNSGLPLKEPEIVDTLLPGLDDEVLDINMVQRMTDSGRRVKFRVAVVVGNRDGYVGYAEGRDDQVGGAIQKAIDIAKLNIIDVSRGCGSWECGCGLPHTVALRTTGKAGSVEVELIPAPRGLGLAAGETVRQVLSIAGIEDIWTRSSGKTRSTVNFGKATFNALKRTTEARVPDRTLDVREVIE; this is encoded by the coding sequence ATGAGTCACACCGACGCCTGGGAGCCCACGACCCGACTGGGTCGTCGCACCAAGGACGGCGAGATCGAAGACATGTCCGCCGCCCTCAACTCCGGCCTTCCCCTGAAGGAGCCGGAAATCGTCGACACGCTCCTGCCGGGGCTCGACGACGAGGTACTCGACATCAACATGGTCCAGCGGATGACCGACTCCGGCCGCCGCGTGAAGTTCCGCGTGGCGGTCGTCGTCGGCAACCGCGATGGCTATGTTGGCTATGCCGAGGGCCGCGACGACCAGGTCGGCGGGGCGATCCAGAAAGCCATCGACATCGCGAAGCTGAACATCATCGACGTCTCTCGGGGCTGTGGGTCCTGGGAGTGTGGCTGTGGGCTGCCCCACACCGTCGCGCTCCGAACGACCGGCAAGGCCGGAAGCGTCGAGGTCGAACTGATCCCCGCGCCCCGAGGCCTCGGCCTCGCGGCCGGCGAAACGGTCCGCCAGGTGCTCTCGATCGCCGGGATCGAGGACATCTGGACCCGCTCGTCGGGGAAGACCCGGAGTACGGTCAACTTCGGCAAGGCGACCTTCAACGCCCTCAAGCGGACGACCGAGGCCCGGGTCCCCGACCGCACGCTCGACGTGCGTGAGGTGATCGAGTGA
- a CDS encoding 50S ribosomal protein L18 — translation MASGPRYKVPMRRRREVRTDYHQRLRLLKSGKPRLVARVSNQHARAQLVTLGPDGDETIAKAISADLAEFGWEAPTGNLPAAYLTGLLAGTRALEAGLTEAVLDIGLNRATPGAKVFAIQEGAIDAGLSIPHNDSVFADWERTRGEHIAEYATQLDEPLYSDSFDATDLPDHFDTVRSALLEDNE, via the coding sequence ATGGCCAGCGGACCACGCTACAAAGTACCGATGCGGCGACGCCGCGAGGTCCGGACAGATTACCATCAGCGGTTGCGCCTGCTGAAATCCGGGAAGCCCCGACTGGTTGCTCGCGTGAGCAACCAGCACGCCAGGGCGCAGCTGGTGACTCTCGGTCCGGACGGAGACGAAACGATCGCGAAGGCGATCTCGGCCGATCTGGCCGAGTTCGGCTGGGAGGCCCCAACGGGCAATCTCCCGGCGGCCTACCTGACCGGCCTCCTGGCCGGCACGCGGGCCCTCGAAGCGGGACTGACCGAGGCCGTGCTCGACATCGGCCTCAATCGAGCGACCCCGGGCGCGAAGGTATTCGCCATTCAGGAGGGTGCCATCGACGCCGGGCTCTCGATCCCGCACAACGATTCGGTCTTCGCGGACTGGGAACGGACCCGTGGCGAACACATCGCCGAGTACGCAACGCAACTCGACGAGCCGCTTTACAGCGATTCGTTCGACGCAACAGACCTGCCGGACCACTTCGATACAGTGCGTTCGGCCCTACTGGAGGATAACGAATGA
- a CDS encoding 50S ribosomal protein L19e: MSDLSTQKRLAADVLDVGENRIWLDPDEQSEIAEAITREDIRELVQNGTIRASEPSGNSRGRARKRDEKRAAGHRKGPGTRKGKAGARSDPADEYRDGIRAIRRELRELRDDGPLSRSQYRQLYRMASGGEFDSVRRLRAYIEDNYDIERGDI, translated from the coding sequence ATGAGTGATCTCTCGACCCAGAAACGACTCGCCGCCGACGTGCTCGATGTCGGCGAGAACCGCATCTGGCTCGATCCGGACGAACAGAGCGAGATCGCCGAAGCGATCACCCGCGAGGACATCCGGGAACTGGTCCAGAACGGGACGATCCGGGCGAGCGAGCCGTCGGGCAACTCCCGCGGTCGCGCCCGGAAACGAGACGAAAAACGCGCCGCCGGCCATCGGAAGGGCCCGGGCACCCGCAAAGGGAAGGCCGGGGCTCGTTCGGACCCGGCGGACGAGTACCGGGACGGCATCCGGGCGATTCGACGCGAACTCCGCGAGCTGCGGGACGACGGCCCGCTTTCCCGCTCGCAGTACCGCCAGCTCTATCGGATGGCAAGCGGTGGCGAGTTCGACAGCGTCCGCCGGCTCCGGGCCTACATCGAGGACAACTACGACATCGAACGAGGTGACATCTAA
- a CDS encoding 50S ribosomal protein L32e — protein sequence MSDNGEPRELEDISGIGPSKADALREGGYETITDLQAASQSELAELEGIGNALAARIKADVGGLEIEEETEAEVETEAEKAEEAADADVETELRPRGVADKTPDLDGERSRLLAQRAREGKPAFNQQDHHKKKRVSASWRKPRGNLSKQRLGIKGKGATVESGYRTPTAVRGLHPSGFEEVRVHRPEDLEDVDPDREAVRIASAVGGRKRERIEDVAAEREIRVLNPTYEEVEVTENE from the coding sequence ATGAGCGACAACGGCGAGCCACGAGAGCTCGAAGACATCAGCGGGATCGGCCCCTCGAAGGCGGACGCCCTCCGGGAGGGCGGCTACGAGACGATTACGGACCTGCAGGCGGCAAGCCAGTCCGAACTCGCCGAACTCGAGGGAATCGGGAACGCGCTTGCGGCCCGCATCAAGGCGGACGTCGGCGGCCTCGAGATCGAGGAAGAGACCGAGGCCGAGGTCGAGACCGAAGCCGAAAAAGCGGAAGAAGCTGCGGACGCGGACGTCGAGACCGAGCTGCGCCCGCGTGGCGTGGCCGACAAGACGCCCGACCTCGACGGGGAGCGCTCCCGGCTGCTCGCCCAGCGGGCACGGGAGGGCAAACCGGCGTTCAACCAGCAGGACCACCACAAGAAAAAGCGCGTGAGTGCCTCGTGGCGCAAGCCACGTGGGAACCTCTCGAAGCAGCGACTGGGTATCAAGGGCAAGGGCGCGACCGTCGAGTCCGGCTACCGGACCCCGACGGCCGTCCGCGGCCTGCACCCCAGCGGCTTCGAAGAAGTGCGGGTTCACCGCCCCGAGGACCTCGAAGACGTCGATCCCGACCGGGAGGCGGTCCGGATCGCCAGCGCCGTCGGCGGACGCAAGCGCGAGCGCATCGAGGACGTCGCGGCCGAGCGGGAGATCCGCGTGCTCAATCCGACCTACGAGGAAGTGGAGGTGACCGAGAATGAGTGA
- a CDS encoding 50S ribosomal protein L6, producing the protein MSRIEIQLPEDVSAETERFDLTVEGPAGSVQRRLWFPGVTVSVEDETVCIESDAADAKTNATMGTFQSHVENMIHGVTEEFEYRMQIHYSHFPMQVSVEDDAVVIQNFLGEKAPRRAPIRGDTEVTIDGDEITLTGPDKEAVGQTAGEIEQLTRVPDKDTRVFQDGVYIVEKPSRGGA; encoded by the coding sequence ATGTCACGAATCGAAATCCAACTACCCGAGGACGTCTCCGCCGAGACCGAGCGCTTTGACCTCACGGTCGAGGGGCCGGCGGGCTCGGTGCAGCGACGACTCTGGTTCCCCGGCGTGACCGTTTCCGTCGAGGACGAGACCGTCTGCATCGAATCCGACGCGGCGGACGCCAAGACCAACGCCACGATGGGGACCTTCCAGAGCCACGTGGAGAACATGATCCACGGGGTCACCGAGGAGTTCGAGTACCGGATGCAGATCCACTACTCCCACTTCCCGATGCAGGTCTCCGTCGAGGACGACGCGGTCGTGATCCAGAACTTCCTCGGCGAGAAGGCCCCGAGACGGGCCCCCATTCGCGGCGACACCGAGGTAACAATCGACGGCGACGAGATCACCCTCACCGGCCCCGACAAGGAGGCCGTGGGACAGACCGCCGGCGAGATCGAACAACTCACCCGGGTTCCCGACAAGGACACGCGGGTGTTCCAGGACGGCGTGTACATCGTCGAGAAGCCGTCCCGCGGAGGTGCCTGA
- a CDS encoding 30S ribosomal protein S8, with protein MTADDPLANALSGINNAESVGQLTHTVTPASNEIGAVLEVLYDRGYIGGFEYVDDGRAGQFEVELTGSINECGPVNPRYSSGVDELEKWEKQFLPARDYGTLIVTTSSGIMSHYEAREKGIGGQLIAYVY; from the coding sequence ATGACAGCAGACGACCCACTGGCGAACGCGCTCTCGGGCATCAACAATGCCGAGAGTGTGGGCCAGTTGACACATACGGTAACGCCCGCCTCGAACGAGATCGGTGCGGTACTCGAGGTCCTCTATGACCGCGGGTACATCGGCGGCTTCGAGTACGTCGATGACGGCCGCGCCGGGCAGTTCGAGGTCGAACTGACGGGGTCCATCAACGAGTGTGGACCCGTGAACCCGCGATACTCGTCCGGCGTGGACGAACTCGAGAAGTGGGAGAAGCAGTTTCTCCCGGCTCGGGACTACGGCACGCTGATCGTGACGACCTCAAGCGGGATCATGAGCCACTACGAGGCCCGCGAGAAGGGCATCGGTGGCCAACTCATCGCGTACGTATACTGA
- a CDS encoding 30S ribosomal protein S14 gives MSDTEDTQETGQTHTCRRCDREQGLVGKYDIWLCRQCFREIAPQMGFKKYS, from the coding sequence ATGAGCGACACAGAAGATACCCAGGAGACCGGACAGACACACACGTGTCGCCGATGTGACCGCGAACAGGGTCTCGTCGGAAAGTACGACATCTGGCTGTGTCGACAGTGCTTCCGGGAGATCGCCCCGCAGATGGGCTTCAAGAAGTACAGCTAA
- a CDS encoding 50S ribosomal protein L5, with protein sequence MSSTETDFHVMREPSIEKVVVHMGVGHGGEDLQLAETILEEITGQEPVRTTAKRTEPEFGIRAGDPIGAKVTIRGDLAEDFLDRALAIADVTRGNFDQTGNVSFGIEEHTDFPSQEYDPTIGIFGLDVTVNMVRPGYRVSKRDQATRQIPSNHRLTAEDAIAYLEANYDLEVTT encoded by the coding sequence ATGTCCAGTACCGAGACTGACTTCCACGTGATGCGCGAACCGAGCATCGAGAAGGTCGTCGTCCACATGGGCGTCGGCCACGGTGGGGAGGATCTCCAGCTTGCGGAGACGATCCTCGAAGAGATCACGGGCCAGGAGCCGGTCCGGACGACCGCCAAGCGGACCGAACCGGAGTTCGGCATTCGCGCGGGCGACCCGATCGGCGCGAAGGTCACCATCCGTGGGGACCTCGCCGAGGACTTCCTCGACCGGGCACTCGCGATCGCTGACGTGACCCGTGGAAACTTCGATCAGACCGGGAACGTGAGCTTCGGCATCGAAGAGCACACCGACTTCCCCAGCCAGGAGTACGACCCGACCATCGGGATCTTCGGCCTCGACGTGACCGTCAACATGGTCCGTCCGGGCTATCGCGTCTCCAAGCGCGATCAGGCCACCCGCCAGATCCCGTCGAACCACCGGCTGACGGCCGAGGACGCCATCGCGTACCTCGAAGCCAACTACGACCTGGAGGTGACGACATGA
- a CDS encoding 30S ribosomal protein S4e, with protein sequence MSNHQKRLSVPKSWPVERKTATFTAKAAGGPHGEDGVPLVIVLRDVLGYVDTATEATYAVNSGGVRINGDSVDDRNRPVGMFDILAFPERDEYYRVFPDEGGRLGLTPIDEADAGSKLGKIIGKTTVSGGRTQLNLHDGANLIVEEEDYSGNDSIVLNNETNEIVAHFVYEEGALVTAVAGQHAGEIGTVEDISVTPGSASNTVTVDTGEGVFETVEEYVVVIDENFVGEDAELPTEGDA encoded by the coding sequence ATGAGCAACCATCAGAAACGACTCTCGGTCCCGAAGTCCTGGCCGGTCGAACGCAAGACCGCCACCTTCACGGCGAAAGCCGCCGGCGGACCGCACGGCGAGGACGGCGTCCCCCTCGTGATCGTCCTTCGGGACGTGCTGGGGTACGTCGACACCGCCACGGAGGCCACCTACGCGGTGAACTCCGGTGGCGTCCGCATCAACGGTGACAGCGTCGACGATCGCAACCGACCAGTCGGGATGTTCGACATCCTGGCGTTCCCCGAACGCGACGAGTACTACCGGGTGTTCCCGGACGAGGGTGGCCGGCTCGGCCTGACGCCGATCGACGAGGCCGACGCGGGCTCCAAACTCGGGAAGATCATCGGCAAGACGACCGTCTCGGGCGGTCGGACCCAGCTGAACCTCCACGACGGCGCGAACCTGATCGTCGAGGAGGAGGACTACAGCGGGAACGACTCGATCGTCCTGAACAACGAGACAAACGAGATCGTCGCCCACTTCGTGTACGAGGAGGGCGCACTCGTGACCGCCGTCGCCGGCCAGCACGCCGGCGAGATCGGTACTGTCGAAGACATCAGCGTGACCCCCGGCAGCGCCTCGAACACCGTCACCGTCGACACCGGCGAGGGCGTCTTCGAGACCGTCGAGGAGTACGTCGTCGTCATCGACGAGAACTTCGTCGGCGAGGACGCCGAACTGCCCACGGAGGGTGATGCCTGA
- the rplX gene encoding 50S ribosomal protein L24, giving the protein MSEQPTKQRMGTERAPLHERHKQVRATLSDDLREEYGQRSVTVNAGDTVEVLRGDFAGEEGEVLAVDLKAATVHVEGVTQETAEDEEVPRPLDASNLRVTELDLEDPVREARLEGETE; this is encoded by the coding sequence ATGAGTGAACAACCAACCAAACAGCGTATGGGGACCGAACGGGCGCCGCTCCACGAGCGACACAAGCAGGTTCGGGCCACGCTCAGCGACGACCTCCGCGAGGAGTACGGACAGCGGAGCGTGACCGTCAACGCCGGTGACACCGTCGAGGTCCTTCGCGGCGATTTCGCCGGGGAGGAAGGCGAGGTTCTGGCCGTCGATCTGAAGGCCGCCACCGTCCACGTCGAGGGTGTCACCCAGGAGACCGCGGAGGACGAGGAAGTGCCTCGTCCCCTCGATGCCTCGAACCTGCGGGTCACGGAGCTGGACCTGGAGGATCCCGTGCGCGAAGCGCGACTCGAAGGTGAGACAGAATGA
- a CDS encoding 50S ribosomal protein L14: MEAIKADVTPGLEKGSLITCADNTGARELKVISVSGYQGTINRHPKAGLGDKVTVSVTKGTPEMRRQVLEAVVVRQRKPIRRPDGTRVKFEDNAAVIIDDMGEPRGTEIKGPIAREVAERYGSIASTATMIV; this comes from the coding sequence ATGGAAGCCATCAAGGCCGATGTCACCCCGGGCCTGGAGAAGGGTTCGCTGATCACGTGTGCGGACAACACGGGCGCACGCGAACTCAAGGTAATTAGCGTCTCCGGGTACCAGGGAACGATCAACCGCCACCCGAAGGCCGGCCTGGGTGACAAAGTGACCGTCTCGGTCACCAAAGGCACGCCCGAAATGCGTCGCCAGGTGCTCGAGGCCGTCGTCGTTCGACAGCGCAAGCCCATCCGCCGACCGGATGGCACGCGTGTCAAATTCGAAGACAACGCTGCCGTCATCATCGACGACATGGGCGAGCCGCGGGGCACGGAGATCAAAGGCCCCATCGCCCGAGAAGTCGCAGAGCGGTACGGAAGCATCGCGTCGACAGCGACGATGATCGTATAG
- a CDS encoding 30S ribosomal protein S17, which translates to MAIGLNVTEPEGTCADDNCPFHGSLSVRGQVIEGTVASTDMEKTVVVEREYDVYVPKYDRYMKRRSRVAAHAPACFDLQTGDTVRIAETRPLSKTKSHVVVEVTDDGGEA; encoded by the coding sequence ATGGCGATAGGACTGAACGTAACGGAGCCGGAAGGCACCTGCGCCGATGACAACTGTCCGTTCCACGGAAGCCTTTCCGTGCGCGGCCAGGTCATCGAGGGCACGGTTGCCTCGACGGACATGGAAAAGACCGTCGTCGTCGAGCGCGAGTACGACGTGTACGTACCGAAATACGATCGGTACATGAAGCGTCGATCGCGCGTCGCGGCTCACGCCCCGGCGTGCTTTGACTTGCAGACAGGCGACACGGTCCGCATCGCAGAGACACGACCGCTCTCGAAGACGAAAAGCCACGTCGTCGTCGAAGTTACCGACGACGGGGGTGAGGCCTGA
- a CDS encoding ribonuclease P protein component 1 yields the protein MTLSPETLPGHELIGLQVRVTSSTDPSRVGIEGRVVDETKHTLLIERDSGEVRVPKAGTKFEFVITDEAAASAKGAGTVAQPAVSAGSAGEATASVTVDGRRLLSRPARRTVSGGRLQWR from the coding sequence ATGACACTCTCGCCCGAGACGTTGCCCGGCCACGAGCTCATCGGACTGCAGGTCCGAGTCACGAGCTCGACTGATCCCTCGCGGGTCGGTATCGAGGGCCGGGTCGTCGACGAGACGAAACACACGCTCCTGATCGAGCGTGACTCGGGCGAGGTTCGGGTTCCCAAGGCGGGAACGAAATTCGAATTCGTGATCACAGATGAAGCCGCGGCGTCCGCGAAGGGCGCCGGGACCGTCGCTCAACCGGCCGTGTCGGCTGGCTCGGCTGGCGAGGCGACGGCCTCCGTTACGGTGGATGGACGTCGATTGCTCTCACGACCCGCCCGCAGAACCGTTTCAGGAGGACGATTACAATGGCGATAG
- the rpmC gene encoding 50S ribosomal protein L29, with translation MTILHPTEIRDMTPAERESELEELQTELLNAKAVKAAGGAPENPARIKELRRTVARIKTIQAEERDPAAEEQ, from the coding sequence ATGACGATCCTCCACCCCACCGAGATCCGGGACATGACCCCGGCCGAACGGGAGTCCGAACTCGAGGAGCTGCAGACGGAACTCCTCAACGCCAAGGCGGTCAAGGCCGCCGGTGGCGCGCCGGAGAACCCGGCACGAATCAAGGAGCTGCGGCGCACCGTCGCCCGGATCAAGACGATCCAGGCCGAGGAGCGCGACCCAGCTGCGGAGGAACAGTAA